One Persicobacter psychrovividus DNA window includes the following coding sequences:
- a CDS encoding carboxypeptidase-like regulatory domain-containing protein has product MKKLAFFLCFCLMGMMAQAQIISTQVKMTILDKNGNPVEGAKVTLYNNEADYTKNINPIQETQVSDQKGRVTFKKLDTKRYYVRAEKGEMSNQWGADYIEKLIHHRINKVNVIIED; this is encoded by the coding sequence ATGAAAAAGTTAGCTTTTTTTCTATGTTTTTGCTTGATGGGTATGATGGCGCAGGCACAGATTATCAGCACACAGGTAAAAATGACCATTTTGGATAAAAATGGTAATCCCGTAGAAGGGGCGAAAGTAACCCTTTATAACAATGAAGCCGATTACACCAAAAATATAAACCCCATTCAGGAAACACAGGTTTCTGACCAAAAAGGACGCGTGACCTTCAAGAAACTCGACACAAAACGCTATTATGTGCGTGCTGAAAAGGGTGAGATGAGCAATCAATGGGGAGCCGATTATATCGAAAAGCTGATTCATCACCGCATCAATAAGGTGAATGTGATTATAGAAGACTAA
- a CDS encoding lysylphosphatidylglycerol synthase transmembrane domain-containing protein encodes MEISNKKAFSTLNPNKIWIPVLIGLAISVWLFLSDDHVSVENLQVLLQPLSVFSLVLAVIVILFRDAGYIYRIRTLTGKSLSWTSSFYVIILWEFSSAVTPSVVGGSAVAVFILMKEGLSFGRALAYVMLTAILDNLFFVVFAPLVIVLAHGSIFDGITTDALGKSLPVIFWTSYSLIAIYTLVMSFALLVHPRGFKWLLLKITSWGFLRRYRARANKQGDEMILGAKELIGKPATYWFKVVLATVFVWVARYLMLNAVMGGYVLLSIKEHLFIFGRQLIMWIVMLISPTPGSSGTAEYFYGLFFQHFLGEFTFGTSLLWRLLAYYPYLFLGAVFLPRWIQKVFFDRKKGNQK; translated from the coding sequence ATGGAAATTTCTAACAAGAAAGCATTTTCGACGCTTAACCCGAATAAAATATGGATTCCAGTGTTGATCGGACTGGCAATTTCTGTTTGGTTATTTCTTTCAGATGATCACGTAAGTGTGGAAAACCTGCAAGTGTTGCTGCAACCCTTGTCGGTCTTTTCCCTCGTGCTTGCCGTGATAGTAATTCTTTTTCGGGATGCGGGATACATCTATCGTATTCGGACCCTTACGGGGAAATCACTCAGCTGGACCTCCTCCTTTTATGTCATTATTCTTTGGGAGTTTTCGAGTGCCGTTACGCCTTCTGTTGTTGGAGGCAGTGCGGTGGCTGTTTTTATTCTGATGAAAGAAGGCCTAAGTTTCGGGCGCGCGCTGGCTTATGTGATGCTGACGGCCATTCTGGATAATCTGTTTTTCGTCGTTTTCGCCCCATTGGTGATTGTCCTTGCTCATGGGAGTATTTTTGATGGCATTACGACCGATGCCCTGGGGAAGAGCCTACCCGTCATTTTCTGGACTTCCTATTCCTTGATTGCCATTTATACTTTGGTCATGTCTTTTGCTTTATTGGTGCATCCAAGAGGCTTCAAGTGGCTTTTATTGAAAATCACCAGTTGGGGATTTTTAAGGAGATACCGTGCCAGGGCCAATAAGCAAGGTGATGAAATGATCCTTGGCGCCAAAGAATTGATTGGTAAGCCTGCAACTTATTGGTTTAAAGTGGTGCTTGCTACGGTGTTTGTATGGGTTGCCCGCTACCTGATGCTCAATGCGGTGATGGGGGGGTATGTTCTGCTGAGCATTAAGGAACACCTGTTTATTTTTGGGCGACAGCTGATCATGTGGATTGTCATGCTGATATCACCCACGCCAGGAAGCAGCGGTACTGCGGAGTATTTTTACGGGCTGTTTTTTCAGCATTTTCTGGGCGAGTTTACTTTTGGTACCAGCCTGTTGTGGCGGCTTCTGGCCTATTACCCTTACTTGTTTTTGGGGGCGGTATTTCTTCCACGATGGATTCAGAAGGTGTTTTTCGACCGAAAAAAGGGGAATCAAAAATAG
- a CDS encoding segregation and condensation protein A, protein MSFEIKLPLFEGPFDLLLFFIQRDELDVHDIPIAKITADFLSYLDAMNKLDVELASDFMVVAATLMRIKSKMLLPRPELDEQGEEIDPREELMQHLLAYKKYKSVMEDFRKMEERELGKQKRGNIIAEQQELASEYATEMEMHNLDMYKLLKVYQQVMRRKEAQEEEHVHQITPYDYTISGQKEWLLSLLKAEGKQNFEELFMAVGNRIGMIFTFLAILELAQWQELSLTIGAGFNSFWVEPI, encoded by the coding sequence TTGTCTTTCGAAATTAAATTACCCTTGTTTGAGGGACCCTTCGATTTATTACTATTTTTTATCCAGCGCGATGAGCTGGATGTACATGATATTCCGATCGCAAAGATCACTGCCGACTTTTTATCCTACCTCGATGCGATGAACAAACTGGACGTGGAGTTGGCTTCCGATTTTATGGTGGTGGCCGCGACGCTGATGCGAATAAAATCCAAAATGTTGTTGCCCCGCCCAGAGCTTGATGAGCAAGGGGAGGAGATCGACCCACGGGAGGAATTGATGCAACATTTGCTGGCTTATAAAAAGTATAAATCTGTTATGGAAGATTTCCGTAAGATGGAGGAGCGGGAGCTGGGCAAGCAAAAGCGGGGGAATATCATCGCCGAGCAGCAGGAACTGGCTTCTGAATACGCCACGGAAATGGAGATGCACAATCTTGATATGTATAAATTATTGAAAGTTTATCAGCAAGTGATGCGCAGAAAGGAAGCCCAGGAGGAAGAACACGTACATCAAATTACGCCTTATGATTATACCATCTCAGGTCAAAAGGAATGGCTGCTGAGCCTGCTGAAAGCGGAGGGTAAGCAAAATTTTGAAGAGCTGTTCATGGCAGTGGGTAATCGTATAGGGATGATTTTCACGTTCCTGGCCATCTTGGAATTGGCACAGTGGCAGGAGTTAAGCCTGACCATCGGTGCAGGATTTAACAGTTTTTGGGTTGAACCTATATAA
- the dxs gene encoding 1-deoxy-D-xylulose-5-phosphate synthase → MLIEPGKLLKTINSPEDLKKFDNKQLHQVRDELRQFIIDNVSVYGGHFGASLGVVELTTALHYVFDTPKDQLIWDVGHQAYGHKILTGRREQFHTNRLYGGLSGFPKRKESEYDTFGVGHSSTSISAALGMAVANNQFKDDRHHIAVIGDGAMTGGMAFEGMNHAGDLQDSNLLIILNDNNMSIDPNVGALNDYLTNITTSKTYNKVKDEVWDLLGKISKFGPNAQELASKIENSTKAFFMRHSNLFESFNLRYFGPVDGHDLDHLVTVLKDLKDIKGPKLLHVMTTKGKGYAPAEKDQTKWHAPGTFDKVTGEIRKKIITDPQPPKFQDVFGHTLVELAKENEKIMGITPAMPSGCSLNIMMREIPDRAFDVGIAEQHAVTFSAGLATQGAVPFCNIYSTFMQRAYDQVIHDVCIQNLHVIFCLDRAGFAGADGPTHHGAYDLAFMRCIPNITVMAPMDEQELRNMMYTAQLKKNAMPFSIRYPRGQGSMPNWRTPMEEIQIGQGRTVKEGNDIAILSVGPVGNYALAAATQLKKDADIAVYDMRFVKPLDEAMLHEVFSKFDKVITVEDGCLMGGFGSAVYEFMVDHQYHAKIKRLGIPDAIVEHGTQQELHKECGFDAEGIAATVCEMLELVPTSQNQLI, encoded by the coding sequence ATGCTTATAGAGCCAGGTAAACTATTAAAAACAATCAACAGTCCGGAGGACCTAAAGAAATTCGATAACAAGCAGCTCCATCAGGTACGTGATGAGTTGCGCCAGTTTATTATCGATAATGTTTCGGTCTATGGAGGGCATTTTGGTGCAAGCCTTGGAGTCGTTGAGTTGACTACCGCTTTGCATTATGTCTTTGATACCCCAAAAGATCAGTTGATCTGGGATGTGGGGCATCAAGCCTACGGACACAAAATCTTGACTGGCCGTCGTGAGCAATTTCATACCAACAGACTATACGGAGGGCTTTCGGGATTCCCCAAACGCAAAGAAAGCGAATACGACACCTTTGGGGTCGGCCACTCCTCTACCTCTATTTCTGCGGCCTTGGGAATGGCTGTTGCAAATAATCAATTCAAAGACGACCGTCATCACATTGCTGTAATTGGCGATGGAGCCATGACTGGCGGAATGGCTTTTGAAGGCATGAACCACGCCGGAGATCTTCAAGACTCCAATTTATTGATTATCCTTAATGATAATAATATGTCGATCGACCCTAATGTAGGGGCACTGAACGACTATCTGACTAATATTACGACCTCAAAAACTTACAATAAAGTAAAAGATGAGGTCTGGGATTTGCTGGGCAAAATTTCCAAATTTGGACCTAATGCGCAAGAACTGGCCTCAAAAATTGAGAACAGCACCAAGGCGTTTTTCATGCGCCACAGCAATCTTTTTGAGTCTTTCAATTTGCGCTATTTTGGGCCTGTTGACGGGCATGATCTCGATCATCTCGTTACCGTCCTCAAGGATCTGAAAGATATCAAAGGCCCGAAATTATTGCATGTCATGACCACCAAAGGGAAAGGTTATGCTCCTGCAGAAAAAGATCAGACCAAATGGCACGCCCCAGGAACTTTTGATAAGGTTACGGGCGAAATCCGCAAAAAAATCATTACGGATCCACAACCCCCAAAATTTCAGGATGTATTTGGCCATACCTTAGTTGAGCTGGCCAAAGAAAATGAAAAAATTATGGGAATTACCCCTGCCATGCCGTCGGGTTGTTCTTTGAACATCATGATGCGGGAAATTCCTGATCGTGCTTTTGATGTTGGTATTGCTGAACAGCATGCCGTTACATTTTCTGCGGGCTTGGCCACACAGGGAGCGGTTCCATTTTGCAATATCTATTCTACTTTTATGCAAAGGGCGTATGATCAGGTGATTCATGATGTCTGTATTCAGAATTTGCATGTGATTTTCTGCCTTGACCGTGCGGGATTTGCGGGTGCAGATGGGCCAACACACCACGGTGCTTATGATTTGGCTTTTATGCGTTGCATTCCAAACATTACGGTAATGGCACCAATGGACGAACAGGAATTGCGCAATATGATGTATACTGCGCAACTGAAGAAGAATGCCATGCCATTTTCTATCCGATACCCTCGAGGGCAAGGTAGTATGCCAAACTGGAGAACACCGATGGAAGAAATTCAGATTGGACAAGGTCGGACGGTTAAAGAAGGAAATGATATCGCTATTTTGTCCGTAGGTCCGGTGGGTAATTATGCTTTGGCCGCGGCAACGCAGCTGAAGAAAGATGCCGACATTGCCGTTTATGATATGCGATTTGTAAAACCCCTTGACGAAGCCATGCTTCACGAGGTGTTCTCAAAATTTGACAAAGTAATCACGGTGGAAGACGGTTGCCTGATGGGTGGTTTTGGGTCTGCGGTCTATGAATTTATGGTCGATCACCAATATCACGCAAAAATCAAACGTCTGGGTATTCCAGATGCCATTGTAGAACACGGTACGCAACAAGAGTTACACAAAGAGTGTGGTTTTGATGCTGAAGGTATTGCTGCCACTGTATGTGAAATGCTTGAGTTGGTGCCCACCTCTCAAAATCAATTAATTTAA
- a CDS encoding alpha/beta hydrolase, with amino-acid sequence MSKINFYTQGEGFPVILLHGFCETSKVWEAWVKLLPNKFKVYVLDLPGFGKSPQVDATSLADIAKEVNALMEAENIEKTIMIGHSLGGYITLEFAQLFPEKLKGFGLFHSTAYEDDEEKKANRTKTIEFVAEKGVRAFSKGFAKNLFAPQNIDKCAEDIQLVADLCAETSKETFCQYASMMRDRQDYKPTLEAFDRPIFIITGKEDPILDLQEQNVQARLSQYITLHLIDETGHMGMFEQPEETAAMVSGFVNAVSKF; translated from the coding sequence ATGTCTAAAATTAATTTTTATACCCAAGGAGAAGGATTCCCTGTAATCCTTCTTCATGGGTTTTGTGAAACTTCCAAAGTCTGGGAAGCATGGGTAAAATTGTTACCCAATAAATTCAAAGTTTACGTTCTCGATTTACCAGGTTTTGGTAAAAGCCCTCAGGTAGATGCCACCTCATTAGCGGACATTGCCAAAGAGGTGAACGCCCTGATGGAGGCTGAAAACATTGAAAAAACCATTATGATAGGCCATTCGCTCGGAGGCTATATCACTTTAGAGTTCGCGCAGCTTTTCCCTGAGAAGCTTAAAGGGTTTGGGCTTTTCCACTCCACTGCCTACGAGGACGATGAAGAGAAAAAAGCTAATCGTACCAAAACGATTGAATTTGTGGCAGAGAAAGGTGTCCGAGCATTCTCTAAAGGATTTGCCAAAAATCTTTTCGCCCCACAAAATATTGACAAATGTGCTGAAGACATTCAGCTGGTTGCTGACCTCTGTGCTGAAACTTCAAAAGAAACTTTTTGTCAATATGCCAGCATGATGCGCGATCGTCAGGACTACAAACCCACTTTAGAAGCCTTTGACCGACCGATATTTATCATCACGGGAAAAGAGGACCCTATTTTGGACCTGCAAGAGCAGAACGTTCAGGCTCGTTTGAGTCAATACATCACCCTTCACCTGATCGATGAAACCGGCCACATGGGTATGTTTGAACAACCAGAAGAAACGGCCGCCATGGTCAGTGGCTTTGTAAATGCAGTGAGTAAATTTTAA
- a CDS encoding S9 family peptidase: MGSVAFAQSKKSPTLDQIFKEGIFRGHSVYGINWMKDGQYYSKLVREMGAEKVVKMDIQTGQPVGTLVSSKVLTDLLGKELHIDGYHFSADEQKVLIETEHEAIYRRSSKSHYFVYDRQANTVVPLAKGEKQSFATFSPDGKMVAFVRSNNLYVTNLSDMKEQAITTDGQFNSLLHGMGDWVYEEEFSLAKAFKWAPDSKSIAYLSFDESEVKQYTMPIYGTLYPQQYTFKYPKAGERNSEVFLSVYHLDNQKSTEIQKGKEKDIYIPRIYWSADGKSLSYIWMNRLQNHLELRKANAFTGEYSLLLKETSKTYVDLDFNDQIYFLKDGSFIRTSEESGFKHIYLFNKEGQQLRQITNGQWEVSSIVGVDKTHKKIYYLSKEESTIADQFYVIGFNGKGKKKLSTREGNHSVNFSNDFKYYIQYQSNIHQPLRVTLHNAKGKELKVLEDNQAQKATFDKFDLGHKEFMTVKAADGQTDLNAYMIKPSNFDASKKYPVLMFVYGGPGSQMVQNKFPSYRDAWYGYLANQGYLIVCVDNRGTGGKGRDFKHITYKDLGKYESEDQIYAAKQLAKKSFVDAERIGIWGWSFGGYMSSLCLMKGNDIFKTAIAVAPVTNWRYYDSIYTERYQSTPQLNPHGYDDNSPVFHVDQLKGNFLLVHGTADDNVHFQNAVELENALISANKQFRTFYYPNRNHGIYGDNATRHLYTMMTNFLLEKL, encoded by the coding sequence ATGGGCTCAGTCGCGTTCGCTCAATCCAAAAAATCACCCACTTTAGATCAGATTTTTAAAGAAGGAATCTTCCGTGGGCATTCTGTCTATGGAATCAACTGGATGAAGGATGGCCAATATTACAGCAAATTAGTTCGTGAAATGGGGGCTGAAAAGGTCGTCAAAATGGACATTCAAACGGGCCAACCTGTCGGCACGCTGGTTTCTTCCAAAGTACTTACCGATTTATTGGGTAAAGAACTTCATATCGATGGCTACCACTTCAGTGCCGACGAGCAAAAAGTGCTGATCGAAACGGAGCATGAAGCCATTTACCGTCGTTCCTCAAAAAGTCACTATTTTGTATATGATCGTCAGGCCAACACGGTTGTACCTTTGGCCAAAGGGGAAAAGCAGTCTTTTGCAACTTTTTCTCCAGATGGGAAAATGGTGGCCTTTGTAAGAAGCAACAACCTCTATGTAACAAACCTGTCTGATATGAAAGAGCAGGCCATTACCACTGATGGCCAGTTTAACAGCCTCCTGCATGGTATGGGTGACTGGGTTTATGAGGAAGAATTTTCATTGGCTAAAGCATTCAAATGGGCACCAGACAGTAAAAGCATTGCTTATTTGTCTTTCGATGAATCGGAAGTCAAGCAATATACAATGCCAATTTATGGCACATTGTACCCTCAGCAATATACCTTCAAATACCCAAAAGCTGGGGAAAGAAATTCCGAGGTATTCCTTTCAGTTTACCACTTGGACAATCAGAAAAGTACCGAAATTCAAAAAGGGAAAGAAAAGGACATCTACATTCCTCGCATTTACTGGAGTGCTGACGGCAAGTCTTTATCCTACATTTGGATGAACCGCCTGCAAAATCACCTGGAGTTACGTAAAGCCAACGCCTTCACCGGGGAGTATAGCCTATTACTGAAAGAAACCAGCAAAACATATGTTGACCTTGATTTCAACGATCAGATTTACTTCTTAAAAGATGGTTCTTTTATCAGAACCTCTGAAGAAAGCGGCTTTAAGCATATCTATCTTTTCAATAAAGAAGGGCAGCAGCTTCGCCAGATTACCAACGGCCAATGGGAGGTTTCTTCTATCGTTGGTGTTGATAAAACGCATAAGAAGATTTACTATTTGTCAAAAGAGGAAAGTACTATTGCTGACCAATTTTATGTTATCGGGTTTAATGGCAAAGGCAAAAAGAAATTAAGTACTCGGGAAGGAAATCACTCCGTTAATTTCTCCAATGATTTTAAATACTACATTCAATACCAATCCAATATTCACCAGCCATTGCGCGTTACCCTTCACAACGCCAAGGGCAAAGAATTGAAAGTACTTGAAGACAACCAGGCGCAAAAGGCTACTTTTGATAAATTCGATCTCGGACATAAAGAGTTCATGACTGTAAAAGCCGCAGATGGCCAAACGGATTTGAATGCTTACATGATCAAACCTTCAAATTTTGACGCCAGCAAAAAGTACCCTGTACTGATGTTTGTATATGGTGGCCCAGGAAGCCAGATGGTACAAAATAAATTTCCTTCTTACCGTGACGCATGGTACGGTTACCTTGCTAACCAGGGCTATTTGATCGTATGTGTTGATAACCGTGGTACAGGAGGAAAAGGTCGTGATTTCAAACATATCACTTATAAGGACCTCGGGAAATATGAGTCTGAAGATCAGATTTACGCAGCAAAACAACTGGCCAAGAAGTCTTTTGTAGATGCGGAAAGAATCGGTATTTGGGGATGGAGCTTCGGTGGTTATATGTCGTCATTGTGCTTAATGAAAGGTAATGACATCTTTAAAACCGCTATTGCAGTGGCTCCTGTTACCAACTGGAGATACTATGACAGTATTTATACGGAGCGCTACCAATCTACGCCACAGCTGAACCCACATGGTTATGATGATAATTCACCAGTATTCCATGTTGATCAACTTAAAGGAAATTTCCTATTGGTGCATGGTACTGCTGATGATAATGTTCACTTTCAGAACGCTGTGGAATTGGAAAACGCATTGATCAGCGCCAACAAGCAATTCCGTACTTTCTATTATCCGAACAGAAATCACGGAATTTATGGCGACAATGCCACAAGGCATTTATATACAATGATGACGAACTTCCTTTTGGAAAAACTTTAA
- a CDS encoding exonuclease domain-containing protein has protein sequence MSTEEENFPKKYAIIDIETTGGNTKGEKITEIAIFIHNGTEIIDEYSSLINPEKKIPYNITRLTGITNEMVMDAPKFYEVAKKIVEITTGCIFVAHNVGFDYQFVRSEFKSLGFEYKRDTLCTVKLSRAILPGFPSYSLGKLTQQLGINITDRHRAFGDARATVSLFEILLRRGEGKIQQSLPDIHAYKNHLHPQFDRNSLDQVPEEPGVYYFRDEGGHLLYIGKSINLHKRVLSHLYNTKTKRAIDLKSKLVSIDFERTGNELCALLLESNEIKKFKPPYNRALRRSKFNYQLYAGYNLQGYITFSINKTDPNATPLFQFSNRHAAQEFLFKAIEKYQLCQKLSGVYKSKAECFNYTLRQCFGACIGEEAVESYNERATKLIERFQYDHPNFIIIEDGRNEQEWALISVENGLYHGFGYIEKECYKNDPAYLLDFIKTYPNNRDAHTILLGYIRRKKKIRSLKY, from the coding sequence ATGAGCACTGAAGAAGAAAATTTCCCAAAAAAGTACGCGATTATTGATATTGAGACTACAGGAGGGAATACCAAGGGAGAAAAAATCACAGAAATCGCCATTTTTATCCATAATGGAACGGAGATCATTGACGAGTACAGTAGCCTGATTAATCCCGAAAAAAAAATCCCTTATAATATCACTCGCCTGACGGGGATTACCAATGAGATGGTCATGGATGCCCCAAAATTTTATGAGGTGGCCAAGAAAATTGTGGAAATTACTACGGGCTGTATTTTTGTAGCGCACAATGTGGGCTTCGATTACCAGTTTGTGAGAAGTGAATTTAAGAGCCTTGGCTTTGAATACAAACGAGACACCCTCTGCACTGTAAAACTCAGCAGGGCTATTCTTCCTGGTTTCCCATCGTACAGTCTGGGCAAATTAACACAGCAGCTTGGCATCAATATCACGGATCGCCACCGAGCCTTTGGAGATGCAAGAGCAACGGTATCCCTTTTTGAGATTTTACTTCGCAGGGGGGAAGGCAAGATTCAACAATCGTTACCAGACATCCATGCTTACAAGAATCATTTACATCCACAGTTCGACCGTAATTCACTCGATCAGGTACCTGAGGAACCTGGCGTCTATTACTTCAGGGATGAAGGTGGTCACCTGCTCTATATTGGCAAAAGTATCAACCTGCACAAAAGGGTGCTCAGCCACCTGTATAATACCAAAACCAAAAGGGCCATTGATCTAAAGTCAAAATTGGTCTCTATTGATTTTGAACGTACAGGAAATGAATTGTGCGCGCTGCTTTTGGAAAGTAACGAAATCAAAAAATTCAAGCCACCCTATAATCGCGCACTCCGCAGAAGTAAGTTTAATTATCAGCTTTATGCGGGTTATAATTTACAGGGCTACATCACCTTCAGTATTAATAAAACAGACCCGAATGCCACTCCGCTATTTCAGTTCTCGAACCGACATGCTGCTCAGGAGTTCTTGTTCAAGGCCATCGAAAAATACCAGCTGTGCCAAAAGCTGTCAGGCGTTTATAAATCAAAAGCGGAATGTTTCAATTACACCTTGAGGCAATGTTTTGGGGCCTGTATCGGCGAGGAAGCGGTAGAAAGTTATAATGAGCGTGCGACAAAGCTGATTGAGCGGTTTCAATATGATCACCCCAACTTCATCATTATTGAAGATGGGAGAAATGAACAAGAATGGGCGCTTATCAGCGTTGAAAATGGGCTGTATCATGGGTTCGGATATATTGAAAAGGAGTGCTATAAAAATGACCCTGCCTACCTGCTTGATTTTATTAAGACCTACCCGAACAACCGTGACGCTCATACGATCCTGTTGGGGTATATTCGCCGAAAAAAGAAAATACGAAGCCTGAAATATTAA